The proteins below come from a single Myxococcota bacterium genomic window:
- a CDS encoding VOC family protein produces the protein MALHRLLGIEIGAPDPAHLDAFYQEIGFTGGDGTWGAEDQPGQIRVVDAPYRQLRRVRVGCESEADLDAAAARLERLGLSSRLSGGELRLVDPHNGWEFVVEPCAPYDVPATPKRFVNRPGERARIGQRAEVLVEAKPRPPRRLGHVVVGTPKPIETIQLVTEGLGFRVSDTVAGGIGAFLRCSPDHHNLLVAPGPVPYLNHYALEHDDFDAVTRAASVYLREHGDDVQISGPGRHPIGGNVFWYLRDPSGTFFEYFADMDRIVDDAAWKIEDWGVEGTWSIFGDGVQPEVFFAPDDMDEIVAGWNRAQT, from the coding sequence ATGGCGTTGCATCGACTGCTGGGAATCGAGATCGGGGCGCCCGATCCCGCGCATCTCGACGCCTTCTACCAGGAGATCGGGTTCACCGGGGGCGACGGCACCTGGGGTGCCGAGGACCAACCCGGCCAGATCCGCGTGGTCGACGCGCCCTACCGTCAGCTGCGAAGGGTGCGCGTCGGCTGCGAGAGCGAAGCCGACCTCGACGCGGCGGCCGCGCGACTCGAACGGCTCGGCCTCTCGTCTCGGCTCAGCGGAGGGGAGCTCCGATTGGTCGATCCGCACAATGGCTGGGAGTTCGTCGTCGAGCCCTGCGCCCCCTACGACGTCCCCGCGACGCCGAAGCGCTTCGTGAACCGACCCGGCGAGCGCGCACGCATCGGGCAACGCGCAGAGGTGCTGGTCGAAGCAAAGCCGCGCCCGCCGCGGCGGCTCGGACACGTCGTGGTCGGTACGCCGAAGCCGATCGAGACGATTCAGCTCGTCACCGAAGGGCTGGGCTTTCGGGTCTCGGATACGGTCGCCGGCGGGATCGGTGCGTTCCTGCGCTGTTCCCCCGACCACCACAATCTGCTGGTCGCACCGGGGCCGGTGCCGTATCTCAATCACTACGCCCTCGAGCACGACGACTTCGACGCGGTGACCCGCGCGGCCTCGGTGTATCTACGCGAACACGGCGACGACGTGCAGATCTCGGGGCCCGGTCGTCACCCGATCGGGGGCAACGTCTTCTGGTACCTCCGCGATCCGAGCGGGACCTTTTTCGAGTACTTCGCCGACATGGATCGCATCGTCGACGATGCGGCGTGGAAGATCGAAGACTGGGGTGTCGAAGGCACCTGGTCGATCTTCGGCGACGGCGTCCAGCCGGAGGTCTTCTTCGCGCCCGACGACATGGACGAGATCGTGGCTGGCTGGAACCGCGCCCAGACCTAG
- a CDS encoding CoA transferase: MARALEGIRVLDLTTALAESTGRVLADLGAEVIKVEPPGGCDARFAPPFADGGSTDPSSDPEASLFWKHFGLGKRSVVLDLDDADDRASLLALVDTADVFLESFTPGALARYGLDEASLRQRNEALLYVSVTPFGQTGPYATHPATDLTLAAAGGLLNQQGDGDRVPLPVGVPETAHLGAVQAAADVTMALYARSRTGQGQHLDTSIQAAVLWTLMYVTDFAALGQNPPGFGDERATRTGGMPIVPGLTLPSVEPCKDGYVVMVLVLGAQGAFGFNAAMQWIGEQGALDADLMEIDWLTWIQQLQEGTLELETAKRGVEQFLAHLRTMTKGEIHEQAVAQKWLIAPVNLAPDLLADAQLAARDFWVEQGDVRVPGPFARLSKTPIAYERPAPTLGADQELAASTERRPDPVHVSAPAPRAQIFEGLKVADFSWIAAGPLITKDLANLGATVLRVETEKRVDTLRFLPPWVGDPGVTTGHTAANMNQSKRGIALDFTTERGLEVAHRMVEWADVVIENFTPGTAERLKLDYETLRAKKPDLVMLYTCMRGQTGPERKHTGFGIHGAALGGFAGITGWPDRKPTAPWGAYTDFISPRYALAALCSALYHRDRTGEGQLIDLSQIECSIHYLGPMLLDYQRSGAVIDRAGLDSSWGCPHGVYRTRESERFVAIEVRTPEQWRALVAEVPALAGLGGADLDALSARQALREKIEAALVAWCSERDGFAAAEQLRESGVPAYPVLRATDFHGDPQLVSREFFIELDHGGIGRSTFDGAVTRFSDMPSRPWRAGPLIGEHTFEIMRDVLGYSDEEIADIAATGALS, from the coding sequence ATGGCTCGCGCACTCGAAGGCATCCGGGTCCTCGACCTCACCACCGCTCTCGCCGAGTCGACGGGCCGCGTGCTCGCCGATCTGGGCGCCGAAGTGATCAAGGTCGAGCCGCCCGGTGGCTGCGACGCCCGTTTCGCTCCGCCCTTCGCGGACGGCGGGAGCACGGATCCGAGCTCCGACCCGGAGGCCTCCCTCTTCTGGAAGCACTTCGGTCTCGGCAAGCGCAGCGTCGTGCTCGATCTCGACGATGCGGACGATCGCGCGTCGCTGCTGGCACTCGTCGATACGGCCGATGTCTTCCTCGAGTCCTTCACGCCGGGCGCCCTGGCGCGATACGGCCTGGACGAAGCTTCCCTGCGCCAGCGGAACGAGGCGCTGCTCTACGTGTCGGTGACCCCCTTCGGCCAGACGGGACCGTACGCGACGCACCCCGCCACCGACCTCACGCTCGCGGCGGCGGGCGGGCTCCTGAACCAACAGGGCGACGGCGATCGCGTGCCCTTGCCCGTCGGGGTCCCGGAAACTGCGCACCTCGGCGCTGTGCAGGCCGCGGCCGACGTCACCATGGCGCTCTACGCCCGCAGTCGCACCGGCCAGGGCCAGCATCTCGACACGTCGATCCAGGCGGCCGTGCTGTGGACCCTGATGTACGTAACCGACTTTGCGGCGCTGGGGCAGAACCCGCCGGGGTTCGGCGACGAACGCGCTACGCGTACCGGGGGCATGCCGATCGTGCCCGGCTTGACCCTGCCGTCGGTCGAACCGTGCAAGGACGGCTACGTCGTGATGGTGCTCGTGCTCGGCGCGCAGGGCGCGTTCGGGTTCAACGCGGCGATGCAGTGGATCGGGGAGCAGGGGGCCCTCGACGCGGATCTGATGGAGATCGACTGGCTCACCTGGATCCAGCAGCTCCAGGAGGGGACCCTCGAACTCGAGACGGCGAAGCGCGGTGTCGAACAGTTCCTGGCGCACCTGCGCACCATGACGAAGGGCGAGATCCACGAGCAGGCGGTGGCGCAGAAGTGGTTGATCGCGCCGGTCAATCTGGCGCCCGACCTGCTCGCCGATGCCCAGCTCGCTGCGCGGGACTTCTGGGTAGAGCAGGGCGACGTCCGGGTGCCCGGGCCCTTCGCGCGGCTGTCGAAGACCCCGATCGCGTACGAGCGCCCGGCTCCGACGCTCGGCGCCGATCAGGAGCTCGCCGCGTCGACCGAGCGTCGGCCGGATCCGGTGCACGTCTCGGCGCCCGCGCCGCGCGCGCAGATCTTCGAGGGTCTCAAGGTCGCCGACTTCTCCTGGATCGCGGCGGGCCCCCTGATCACGAAGGACCTGGCAAACCTGGGCGCCACCGTCCTGCGCGTCGAGACCGAGAAGCGCGTGGACACGCTGCGCTTCTTGCCGCCCTGGGTCGGCGATCCGGGGGTCACGACCGGCCACACCGCCGCGAACATGAACCAGTCGAAGCGCGGCATCGCCCTCGATTTCACCACCGAGCGCGGTCTCGAGGTCGCGCACCGCATGGTCGAATGGGCCGACGTGGTGATCGAGAATTTCACGCCCGGTACCGCCGAACGGCTGAAGCTCGACTATGAGACGCTGCGCGCCAAGAAACCCGACCTGGTGATGCTCTACACCTGCATGCGCGGACAGACGGGCCCCGAGCGCAAGCACACGGGCTTCGGCATCCACGGCGCTGCGCTCGGCGGTTTCGCGGGGATCACCGGCTGGCCCGACCGGAAACCGACGGCGCCCTGGGGCGCCTACACCGACTTCATCTCGCCGCGCTACGCGCTCGCCGCGCTGTGCTCGGCGCTCTACCACCGCGATCGCACCGGCGAGGGACAGCTGATCGACCTCTCCCAGATCGAGTGCTCGATCCACTACCTCGGGCCGATGCTGCTGGACTACCAGCGATCGGGTGCCGTGATCGATCGTGCGGGCCTCGACTCGAGCTGGGGCTGTCCCCATGGCGTGTACCGAACGCGCGAGTCCGAGCGCTTCGTCGCGATCGAAGTGCGCACCCCCGAGCAGTGGCGCGCCCTGGTGGCCGAGGTGCCGGCCCTCGCCGGGCTGGGCGGCGCCGACCTCGACGCCCTGTCCGCGCGCCAGGCGCTGCGCGAGAAGATCGAAGCGGCGCTCGTGGCGTGGTGCAGCGAGCGCGATGGGTTCGCGGCCGCCGAGCAGCTGCGCGAGAGCGGCGTACCGGCCTACCCAGTGCTCCGCGCGACCGACTTCCACGGAGATCCCCAGCTGGTGTCGCGCGAGTTCTTCATCGAGCTCGACCACGGTGGAATCGGGCGCAGCACCTTCGACGGCGCCGTCACCCGCTTCTCCGACATGCCTTCGCGGCCGTGGCGGGCCGGCCCGCTGATCGGGGAGCACACCTTCGAGATCATGCGCGACGTCCTCGGCTACAGCGACGAGGAGATTGCCGACATCGCGGCCACCGGCGCGCTCTCCTAG
- a CDS encoding phosphotransferase, whose protein sequence is MADTSTTLPAAVTQWVEAIGGGRITTLRRHVARREAWIVDVERGVGDTLEGFLRIQRDAGGPDPRRLERETRIVEALGRAGIPVPAVHGWNPELRVALFARDPGRADLDAVEDATVQRAVLEDFMDAIAELHALDPAALGLDDVLGPLPTTPEQTALGAVDEIAGQWDRFLSRYDDPLTIYGLAWLRRFVPQEVARVSLVQGDTGPVNFMFQGSRVSAIIDWETGHWGDPMEDLGNICVREFYNPCGGLEGLFERWAAHTGFPYTRFAAQYYAVHQNVRGMIPIHVVCHHAHATESLAAYLCYRYVGDRATAEMLAAAMQIPIERPELPDEDSGDDDLLAQAALHNLSHDITPALSDPFARSRARDTATLVACIDRRRRYGDRVASLECDDLGALLGRRPADRESGTRALCEALREGRLPDDAVIPYLARRAYRDEWLHAPSTVLYPDRVWSPID, encoded by the coding sequence ATGGCCGATACCTCCACGACCCTGCCCGCAGCCGTCACCCAGTGGGTCGAAGCCATCGGGGGCGGGCGCATCACGACCTTGCGTCGGCACGTGGCGCGCCGCGAGGCCTGGATCGTCGATGTCGAACGCGGGGTCGGCGACACGCTCGAGGGCTTCCTGCGCATCCAACGCGATGCCGGTGGCCCGGACCCGCGGCGCCTCGAGCGAGAGACGCGGATCGTCGAGGCACTGGGCCGGGCCGGGATCCCGGTTCCGGCCGTACACGGCTGGAACCCGGAGCTGCGGGTGGCGCTCTTCGCACGGGACCCGGGACGCGCGGATCTCGACGCGGTCGAGGACGCCACCGTGCAGCGCGCCGTGCTCGAAGACTTCATGGATGCGATCGCCGAGCTCCACGCACTCGACCCGGCCGCGCTCGGACTCGACGACGTGCTCGGGCCCTTGCCGACGACGCCGGAACAGACGGCCCTCGGCGCGGTCGATGAGATCGCCGGCCAGTGGGACCGCTTCCTGTCGCGCTATGACGATCCGCTCACGATCTACGGGCTCGCCTGGCTGCGTCGCTTCGTGCCCCAGGAGGTCGCGCGCGTCTCGCTGGTGCAGGGGGACACGGGTCCGGTGAACTTCATGTTCCAGGGAAGTCGGGTCAGCGCGATCATCGACTGGGAGACCGGACACTGGGGCGATCCGATGGAGGACCTCGGCAACATCTGCGTCCGAGAGTTCTACAACCCCTGCGGCGGGCTCGAGGGGCTCTTCGAGCGCTGGGCTGCGCACACGGGATTCCCCTACACGCGCTTCGCGGCGCAGTACTACGCCGTCCACCAGAACGTGCGCGGCATGATTCCGATCCACGTCGTGTGTCATCACGCCCACGCCACCGAGTCCCTCGCCGCCTACCTCTGTTACCGCTATGTCGGCGACCGCGCGACAGCCGAGATGCTGGCGGCTGCCATGCAGATCCCGATCGAGCGTCCCGAACTCCCCGACGAGGATTCGGGCGACGACGATCTGCTCGCCCAGGCGGCGCTCCACAACCTCTCTCACGACATCACTCCGGCGCTTTCGGACCCGTTCGCGCGCTCGCGGGCCCGGGACACCGCGACCCTGGTGGCCTGCATCGATCGCCGGCGTCGCTACGGCGACCGCGTGGCTTCCCTCGAGTGCGACGACCTGGGAGCGCTCCTCGGGCGCCGGCCCGCGGATCGCGAGAGCGGGACCCGCGCGCTCTGCGAGGCGCTGCGCGAGGGGCGCTTGCCCGACGACGCCGTGATCCCCTACCTCGCGCGTCGCGCCTACCGCGACGAGTGGCTCCACGCACCGTCGACGGTCTTGTACCCGGACCGGGTCTGGTCCCCGATCGACTAG
- a CDS encoding sterol desaturase family protein has protein sequence MRGSLRWVGTRVFAPGVFVAAIGVAMVLSLQGAAPAWLGVLLAAALAACFAAERMWPYEPVWNRDRGDGDRDLLHALVNEGATVASIALLPVLASFAGTGLWPEHWPLLAQWALAVVVADMGITLAHAASHRYAALWRLHAVHHSVTRMYGMNGWMKHPLHQGLETLAGTAPLIVLGLPQTVAWLLGFSVALQLLLQHANLEMRLGALGRWWAVAPGHRLHHVASTDGDVNFGLFTLVWDRMLGTYRAPEEAAPRDGALGVADRSDYPVAYLAQLVEPFRLARRWRPAPQTR, from the coding sequence ATGAGAGGCTCGCTCCGGTGGGTAGGGACGCGCGTGTTCGCGCCGGGGGTCTTCGTCGCGGCGATCGGGGTTGCGATGGTGCTCTCGTTGCAGGGAGCAGCGCCGGCCTGGCTCGGCGTGCTGCTCGCGGCGGCGCTGGCTGCTTGTTTCGCTGCGGAACGGATGTGGCCCTACGAGCCGGTGTGGAATCGCGATCGCGGTGACGGCGACCGGGATCTCTTGCACGCGCTCGTCAACGAGGGCGCCACCGTCGCTTCGATCGCGCTCTTGCCCGTACTCGCGAGCTTCGCTGGGACAGGGCTCTGGCCCGAGCATTGGCCGCTGTTGGCCCAATGGGCGCTGGCTGTGGTCGTGGCCGACATGGGGATCACCCTCGCCCATGCGGCGAGTCATCGCTACGCCGCGCTCTGGCGCCTGCATGCCGTTCACCACAGCGTGACGCGGATGTACGGTATGAACGGCTGGATGAAACACCCGCTCCACCAGGGTCTCGAAACCCTCGCGGGTACCGCGCCGCTCATCGTCCTGGGCTTGCCGCAAACGGTCGCATGGCTGCTCGGGTTCTCGGTCGCGCTGCAGCTGCTCCTGCAGCACGCGAATCTCGAGATGCGACTCGGCGCGCTCGGGCGCTGGTGGGCGGTCGCGCCGGGGCACCGTCTGCATCACGTGGCTTCCACGGATGGAGACGTGAACTTCGGGCTCTTCACCCTCGTGTGGGATCGGATGCTCGGCACCTACCGGGCCCCCGAAGAGGCGGCTCCCCGCGACGGGGCGCTCGGCGTGGCGGATCGGTCCGACTATCCGGTCGCCTATCTGGCGCAGCTGGTGGAACCCTTCCGGCTGGCCCGCCGCTGGCGGCCTGCACCGCAAACGCGCTAG
- a CDS encoding TetR/AcrR family transcriptional regulator, whose translation MDTEALLSGFEQALERDGFAGLTQEAIAEEAGVNRVTLYRRGVTREGLLAEATKALADGFRAASLEPLTASGNARLRLERLMAVLFTAIDAHGALLATLYDGPALLFHFRADPGAATRLTRFEYTQPFARLLRDGAADGSLASEDPEADAELLFNAASWTYLHLRRSHGWSARRARTAVERQALAFVLPAERSQVVGEGKRRKRVAP comes from the coding sequence ATGGACACCGAGGCGCTGCTCTCCGGCTTCGAACAGGCGCTCGAACGCGATGGCTTCGCCGGGCTCACCCAGGAGGCCATCGCCGAAGAGGCGGGCGTCAATCGGGTCACCCTCTACCGACGGGGTGTGACGCGGGAGGGCCTCCTTGCCGAAGCGACGAAGGCACTCGCCGACGGCTTTCGCGCCGCGAGCCTCGAGCCGCTCACCGCGTCGGGAAACGCGCGTCTGCGTCTGGAGCGCTTAATGGCCGTGCTCTTCACTGCGATCGACGCACACGGAGCGCTGCTGGCGACCCTCTACGACGGCCCCGCGCTGCTCTTCCACTTCCGCGCAGACCCGGGAGCCGCGACGCGCCTGACGCGTTTCGAGTACACCCAGCCCTTCGCGCGGTTGCTTCGCGACGGGGCGGCCGACGGCAGCCTCGCGAGCGAAGATCCCGAGGCCGATGCCGAGCTCCTGTTCAACGCCGCGAGTTGGACCTATCTGCACCTCCGCCGCAGCCACGGCTGGTCGGCGCGGCGGGCCCGGACTGCGGTCGAGCGCCAGGCACTCGCGTTCGTGCTGCCTGCGGAGCGCTCGCAGGTCGTGGGCGAAGGGAAGCGGCGGAAGCGAGTCGCGCCATGA
- a CDS encoding CoA pyrophosphatase has translation MQIGSVTPEMRERFARAQKTRVGDSPLRRPALSVTADSLRAHFSSDVGRRAEALENPHVEPAVSAADRERAVPAAVLLGVTTTPGALDVIVTERDAAISYPGHWVFPGGRSDPDDSDAVGTALREAREEIGLDPGRVEVLGCLGPYVSHSGFRIVPVVAMVDAAAPLVARAGEVAAIARIPLASLVDSRAYFLYRFEGRPDRAHFALDPPVEGPILTGVTASLAIGLYRELAKTHAP, from the coding sequence ATGCAGATCGGCTCCGTGACGCCCGAGATGCGCGAGCGCTTCGCGCGCGCCCAGAAGACGCGGGTCGGCGATTCGCCCCTGCGCCGCCCTGCCCTGTCGGTGACAGCCGATTCGCTGCGCGCCCACTTCTCGAGCGACGTGGGACGACGCGCCGAGGCCCTCGAGAACCCCCACGTCGAACCCGCGGTGAGCGCAGCCGACCGCGAGCGCGCCGTTCCGGCTGCCGTGCTGTTGGGGGTGACCACCACGCCCGGCGCTCTCGACGTCATCGTCACCGAGCGCGACGCCGCGATCTCCTACCCCGGCCATTGGGTGTTCCCGGGTGGCCGCAGCGACCCGGACGACTCCGACGCGGTGGGCACCGCGCTCCGCGAAGCCCGCGAAGAGATCGGCCTCGACCCGGGACGCGTCGAGGTGCTGGGCTGCCTGGGGCCCTACGTGAGCCACAGCGGTTTCCGCATCGTCCCGGTCGTCGCGATGGTCGACGCGGCAGCTCCCCTGGTCGCGCGCGCGGGCGAGGTCGCCGCGATCGCGCGCATCCCGCTCGCGTCGCTGGTCGATTCTCGCGCCTACTTCCTCTACCGCTTCGAGGGTCGACCGGATCGCGCTCACTTTGCGCTGGATCCCCCGGTCGAGGGGCCCATCCTTACGGGCGTGACCGCGTCGCTCGCGATCGGCCTCTACCGCGAACTCGCGAAGACCCACGCGCCCTAG
- a CDS encoding M90 family metallopeptidase — protein sequence MFGWFRRRRRRRVRAEPFPAHWRPILAERVPYFATLQEALRTKVEGDLMIFEREKEFVGAGGFEVDEEVRVVISAAAVRLVAELDIAAFDRMREIVVYPAAYRHPDSDTVVLGEVSQWHTVVLSWEDVLAGLTNPEDGHDTATHEFAHVLDRASGAFNGTPHLRARADYAPWGQVLSHYFLRLRKNAGKRRTLLRTYAATNEAEFFAVATEMFFERPELLRKRAPDLYEELGRFYGFSLADGEVGGEAANRGDG from the coding sequence ATGTTCGGTTGGTTTCGACGCAGGCGACGTCGGCGCGTGCGCGCCGAGCCCTTTCCCGCGCACTGGCGCCCGATCCTCGCGGAGCGGGTCCCGTACTTCGCGACGCTGCAGGAGGCACTGCGCACGAAGGTGGAGGGCGACCTCATGATCTTCGAGCGCGAGAAGGAGTTCGTGGGGGCGGGCGGGTTCGAGGTCGACGAAGAGGTGCGGGTCGTAATCTCGGCGGCTGCGGTGCGCCTGGTGGCTGAGCTCGACATCGCGGCCTTCGATCGGATGCGCGAGATCGTCGTCTACCCGGCGGCCTACCGGCACCCTGACAGCGACACGGTCGTCCTCGGCGAAGTGAGCCAGTGGCACACGGTGGTGCTGTCCTGGGAGGACGTGCTCGCGGGCCTCACGAACCCGGAGGACGGCCATGACACGGCGACCCACGAGTTTGCTCACGTGCTCGATCGCGCGTCCGGCGCCTTCAACGGCACGCCGCATCTACGGGCGCGCGCCGACTACGCGCCCTGGGGCCAGGTGTTGTCCCACTACTTCCTGCGCCTGCGCAAGAACGCGGGGAAACGACGCACCCTGCTGCGGACCTACGCGGCGACGAACGAAGCCGAGTTCTTCGCCGTGGCGACCGAGATGTTCTTCGAGCGCCCCGAGCTCCTGCGCAAGCGTGCGCCGGACCTCTACGAGGAGCTCGGGCGCTTCTACGGATTCTCCCTCGCCGATGGCGAGGTCGGAGGCGAGGCCGCGAACCGCGGCGACGGCTAA
- a CDS encoding 2-hydroxychromene-2-carboxylate isomerase, whose protein sequence is MQIEFHFDFGSPNAYLSHRVIPRVEERTGERFRYVPVLLGGVFKATGNASPAVTLQGIKNKGEYQGLEMRRFLRDHEISDFAPNPHFPVNTLQIMRGAIAAGRLGVFEDYVEAVFGHMWAEPKKMDDPAVIEAALRESGLPVEKLLEGAQDPDVKQELIENTSAAVERGVFGSPSFFVGDELFFGKDRLRDVEEEILRQRAKG, encoded by the coding sequence ATGCAGATCGAGTTTCATTTCGACTTCGGCAGCCCGAACGCCTACCTGAGTCATCGGGTGATCCCGAGGGTCGAAGAGCGGACGGGTGAACGCTTCCGGTACGTCCCGGTGCTGCTGGGTGGGGTCTTCAAGGCGACGGGCAACGCCTCGCCGGCCGTGACGCTGCAGGGGATCAAGAACAAGGGCGAGTACCAGGGGCTCGAGATGCGGCGCTTCCTGCGGGACCACGAGATCTCCGACTTCGCGCCGAACCCTCACTTCCCGGTGAACACCCTCCAGATCATGCGTGGCGCGATTGCCGCGGGGCGGCTCGGCGTCTTCGAGGACTACGTCGAGGCCGTGTTCGGTCACATGTGGGCCGAGCCCAAGAAGATGGACGACCCGGCGGTGATCGAAGCGGCGTTGCGGGAATCCGGGCTGCCGGTCGAGAAGCTGCTCGAGGGTGCGCAGGATCCCGACGTGAAGCAGGAGCTGATCGAGAACACGTCGGCGGCGGTGGAGCGCGGGGTCTTCGGCTCGCCGAGCTTCTTCGTGGGCGATGAACTCTTCTTCGGGAAGGACCGCCTGCGGGACGTCGAGGAGGAGATCCTGCGCCAGCGCGCGAAAGGCTGA
- a CDS encoding NAD(P)/FAD-dependent oxidoreductase: MARLVGPLAPTPRPLATGGPVAHFDVVIIGAGLSGIGMAYHLQSQCPGRSYAILEGRDALGGTWDLYRYPGIRSDSDMHTLGYGFKPWKARKAIADGPSILSYVNETADENDIRKHIQFDRELVSARWSSERAVWELETRSKDGTPGEPITCTLLSMCSGYYSYEEPHRPPFPGEEAFEGPLFHPQLWPEDLDYTGKRVVVIGSGATAMTLVPAMTDKAAHVTMLQRSPTYVVSRPDEDRLNNFLRRILPESLAYRITRWKNVVLQRRVYERTRTQPEKVKDFLLKRVRKQLGPDFDIEKHFTPSYNPWDQRLCLIPNDDLFDALKSGSASVVTDHIERITEKGIQLESGEFLEADIIISATGLTLKLLGGVEFYVDEAPVDFHETFTYKGMMYSGIPNLIQTFGYINASWTLRADITAEYTCRLLNHMQETGTQVCVPRLRDEDQGMPEHPWIEGFSAGYMQREMHRFPKQSDRAPWRNTQNYTADKAMIRRAPLEDGALRFEKAAVAARSERAA, translated from the coding sequence ATGGCGAGACTCGTGGGCCCTCTCGCGCCCACGCCGCGCCCACTCGCCACCGGAGGTCCCGTGGCTCACTTCGACGTCGTGATCATTGGTGCCGGCCTGTCGGGTATCGGGATGGCCTACCACCTCCAGTCCCAGTGCCCGGGACGCAGCTACGCGATCCTCGAGGGCCGCGACGCGCTCGGGGGCACCTGGGATCTCTACCGCTACCCGGGCATCCGCTCGGACAGCGACATGCACACCCTGGGCTACGGCTTCAAGCCGTGGAAGGCGCGCAAGGCGATTGCCGACGGCCCGTCGATCCTCTCCTACGTCAACGAGACGGCCGACGAGAACGACATCCGCAAGCATATCCAGTTCGATCGTGAACTCGTGAGCGCGCGTTGGTCGAGTGAGCGCGCGGTCTGGGAGCTCGAGACCCGCAGCAAGGACGGCACCCCCGGCGAGCCGATCACCTGCACCCTGCTCTCCATGTGCAGCGGCTACTACAGCTACGAGGAGCCGCACCGCCCGCCCTTCCCCGGCGAGGAGGCCTTCGAGGGTCCGCTCTTCCACCCCCAGCTCTGGCCGGAAGATCTGGACTACACGGGCAAGCGGGTCGTCGTGATCGGCAGCGGCGCCACCGCGATGACCCTGGTGCCCGCGATGACCGACAAGGCGGCCCACGTCACGATGCTCCAGCGCTCGCCCACGTACGTCGTGTCGCGTCCCGATGAGGACCGCCTCAACAACTTCCTGCGGCGCATCCTTCCCGAGTCCCTCGCCTACCGCATCACGCGCTGGAAGAACGTGGTGCTCCAGCGGCGCGTCTACGAGCGCACGCGCACCCAACCCGAGAAGGTGAAGGACTTCCTGCTCAAGCGCGTGCGCAAGCAGCTCGGTCCCGACTTCGACATCGAGAAGCACTTCACGCCGAGCTACAACCCGTGGGACCAGCGCCTTTGTCTGATCCCGAACGACGACCTCTTCGATGCGCTGAAGAGCGGCTCGGCCTCGGTGGTGACCGATCACATCGAGCGCATCACCGAAAAGGGCATCCAGCTCGAGTCGGGCGAGTTCCTCGAAGCCGACATCATCATCTCGGCGACGGGGCTGACCCTGAAGCTGCTCGGCGGGGTCGAGTTCTACGTGGACGAAGCACCCGTCGACTTCCACGAGACCTTCACCTACAAGGGCATGATGTATTCGGGGATCCCGAATCTGATCCAGACCTTCGGCTACATCAATGCGTCCTGGACCCTGCGGGCGGACATCACCGCCGAATACACCTGTCGTCTGCTGAACCACATGCAGGAGACCGGCACCCAGGTCTGCGTGCCGCGCCTGCGCGACGAGGACCAGGGCATGCCCGAGCACCCGTGGATCGAGGGGTTCTCGGCGGGCTACATGCAGCGCGAGATGCACCGCTTCCCGAAGCAGAGCGATCGCGCCCCCTGGCGCAACACCCAGAACTACACGGCCGACAAGGCGATGATCCGCCGCGCCCCGCTGGAGGACGGCGCCCTTCGCTTCGAGAAGGCCGCGGTCGCCGCCCGCAGCGAGCGCGCCGCCTGA
- a CDS encoding TetR/AcrR family transcriptional regulator — protein MTGLREKNKARRRGAILDAALTLLRDEAMASVTIERIASRAGVSPPTVYNLVGTREQLWVALVERVVDDLVASLADLTADEDPDPIGRALAAVDSTVAAFVSESGAFRQIARSLGEFSASGSRVSFDPVQIHVWAMRRAQELGVLRPDLDPEALGRQSYLTYVAALNGWAAGGLSDRGFRIAARHGLLTVVVSAVSEGHRERYLEELRQVSSRFAKVAWNAEATGR, from the coding sequence ATGACCGGCCTGCGGGAGAAGAACAAGGCACGGCGCCGCGGAGCCATCCTCGATGCCGCCCTGACACTGCTGCGCGACGAGGCGATGGCATCGGTGACGATCGAGCGGATCGCGTCGCGAGCCGGCGTGTCTCCGCCCACGGTCTACAACCTCGTCGGGACCCGCGAGCAGCTGTGGGTTGCCCTGGTCGAGCGGGTGGTCGACGACCTGGTCGCGTCGTTGGCCGACCTGACGGCGGATGAAGACCCCGACCCGATCGGTCGCGCGCTGGCGGCGGTCGATTCGACGGTGGCGGCCTTCGTGTCCGAATCGGGGGCGTTCCGCCAGATCGCCCGCTCGCTGGGCGAATTTTCGGCGTCGGGCTCGCGCGTCTCCTTCGATCCGGTGCAGATCCACGTCTGGGCCATGCGCCGTGCTCAGGAGCTCGGCGTGCTCCGCCCAGACCTGGACCCCGAGGCGTTGGGCCGCCAGTCCTACCTCACCTACGTCGCAGCCCTGAATGGTTGGGCCGCCGGCGGATTGAGCGACCGCGGCTTCCGCATCGCCGCGCGCCACGGGCTCCTGACCGTCGTGGTGTCCGCGGTGAGCGAGGGCCACCGCGAGCGCTACCTGGAAGAACTCCGCCAGGTGTCGAGCCGCTTCGCGAAGGTGGCCTGGAACGCGGAGGCGACGGGCCGCTAG